The genomic region TCGGCCCGGCGTACTCACGTACCTGGGCCGAGACGCAGGTCATCAGCGGGCTCGGCGGTCGGACGGTCGCCGAGGCGCTGGCCGAGGGCGAGCACGCCAAGACGGTGTGGCGTGCG from Kribbella flavida DSM 17836 harbors:
- a CDS encoding DUF3046 domain-containing protein, giving the protein MRLTEFWDRMDQALGPAYSRTWAETQVISGLGGRTVAEALAEGEHAKTVWRAVWAHLQLPPSER